CACCACTTGCTTCACCATGTGTTCACCGTCATTTTTTGCTTTTAATTTGCAAAATAAATTAAAAAATAGTTATTAATCATATAGATATGATGCATATTTTTGTGATGCGATAGGTGTGTGTGTATTGTATTCTAAATTCATTTTTCCTGGAGATAGAGATTTTTAATCTGTATGGGAAGTTCTGATCTGAATATTTCTAGAGCGCAATACAATTGCGTGAATGTGATTGACAATTTATCAAAAATAATTGCATTCATTTGTTGATTGTTAATACTCGTTATGATTTAATAAGTGCTCGAAACGAGTAATTAATTGGATTGAGTGAGTATACAGGAGTAACCATGAGAGGACATCAATTTAAACAGCAAATATTGTTCATCAGGGATGTTGAGCAAATTATTGGCCGAAACAGACTGACGCTACGGAGATGGTGGGCAACTGGAAAATTCCCTAAGCCTGTGAAGTTGAATAATAGTGTACTATCTTGGCACTATGATGTTATTGAGCAATGGATACATCAAAATCTTTATTTGAACAATTAATTTACTATTCAACTTTCTGTGGCCTATGAACAAATACAGTCATACTCATCAAACTCATTCACCGAGACGCCCCATCTTTTATTCCTCTAATGTTTCCATCTGTGCTAGTGCTTTAATGCGGCGTTGCTCACAATGGATACTATTAATCACTCCATCACTTCCAATAGGTTCAATGCCGAGTTCGGTTAATGAACGAATTAGATCTTGCATAATGGACTTTTTATTCAAAACAAATGTAGAGGCAAAACATCTCCAAAATTTCCATCCAGCACGTTCAAGAATTCTTTGCCGATTCATATCGTCTTCCCACTTTGACGCATCATGGTAGCGATCCCCATCACACTCTATTGCTAATCGTGTGTCATTATGGCCTTCCACTACCATGTCCAATCGGTAATTTCCGACTTTTACTTGAGGAATAACTCGATAACCACGTTCAACCAGTAAATCATAGATTTCTATTTCGAAACCTGACTCACAGAGTTCACGAAGATTTTTTACTTTTATTTCATCCTGAGCAAAAGGCGAATTAAAATGCTCAATCAAACCACGCCGTAATCGATCCACGGTACTTAAATCCTGTAGTTCAACACTTCGTACCAAATACATTCGATCACGAGCTCGAGAGGCAGCTACATTAAATCGTTGAGCATATGAATCGCGAGTATCGGCTTTAACGTTTTCTCGAGTAGCAACCATTGATAAAAACATAATATTTCGTTCTTTACCTTGGAACGTGAGAGCATCCCCGCAAGTAATTTGGTGATTTGTTATTTTATCGGGTGAGATCTTTTGTTGAATTAGTTCCCATATTTTTCTTGCTTGTTCATTACCTAACAATGAAACTACACCAATTGTCCTGTTTGCCATGTTTGGGTCGTCACAGATTCTATCTATCTCATCAACAATAAATTTTGCTTCGGCAATATTCTCTTTGTTATTACGGAAGCCATCCTCAATGATAATATCTACTAATGGTGGATCAAGGCGTTCTGATTTTGTTGGTAATCGTAATGGTTTGAGTTCATGGTTGTAAAATTCACGTTTTGAATATTCAATAATAGGAGTTACACAACGAAAATGCTCACGTAACATAACTTGTGAATCAGCGAAAACAACTTTACACAGATCATAGATTGATCGTTCGGGTGACATGGCTTGTCTATATATTTCAACTTGATTTGTTAAATATTGAACCATTAAATTATTTATCTTTTCTTCTTCTAAACCAACACCATCGGGTGAAACTTGTTTATCATCTCCAACAACAAGTAATTTATTTGCACGAAGAATAGCCGGGAGTGCGCTCAAATCTGATTGGGAGGCTTCGTCAATAATAACGAGATCAAAACATCCAAGTTCGGGAGGTAATGATTCAGAAATTCTATAATGAGGCATTATCCAGCAAGGTATTGCTTTATTGGTTAGTGCTGCTGCATTTTTAGCATCACGTCGATAACGAATTGCTCGTTTACCTGTGCCTTTCCCTATTTTTGAAATTGCCGATTGAAATGCCTGTAAAGCAGCTCTAATGTCTGGTGTTGCATTCTTGGATAATTTTAACCATGTACGTTTAGCCACAGTATCTTGATAGGTTTTTGCTAATTCCCGTTCAATCTCATGTCTTTGAGATGTTAACTTTTTAAACTCATCGAAGTGATTAATTGAATGAAAGTAATTTGCTAAACGGCGAAGGCGCCAAGCTTGTTGCCAATCATCAGGAAGTAAATGATCTATTGTACCCTCTAATGGATTTTCCTGGAGCTTTCGTGCCCATTGAGTCGCGCCAGATTGCGATATTAAATCAGTTATGGATTGTACGTCATCAAAAGCAGGTTTAAGATTTTGAATACGTCGTAATTCTTCAATCAAGCTTGTCCATTGGTTTTGTAGTTCAATATCGTTAAGCGATGGATCACCCAATGTTTCAGAAAGAAATGTTCTGATTGCATCTGAAATTGGACCATTAAAGTCAAATGTACTGTTGAGGATATTTTCCCTATCGGACCAGGCTTTTGATGAGTGATAGTAATTTATATTTTTTTCAAAAAAATCTACTAACTCAAGCAAGCGATGATCATTTTCAAAAAGATCATCATATAAGTTGTTTTGTAATAATGAAGCTGACTGTTCTAAAATCTCTGATTCAAGCTCCTTACTCTTTTTAATTGCTAAATAAATATCCAGATCTTCTTTTATCAGTTTTAAAGAGTTATCTTGCTCTTCATTAACTAATGTGAAGATTGACATTCCTGTAACAACTGAATTCCATCTCAAAATCAGTTCATTAGTTCGGTTACAAAATAAAACATAACGGTATATATATAGCCATTCTTCTTTGGTCTTGGCTGGTTTATTTAAAATAAAAATCTCATCAATTTTTTTAATTAATGATCGTTTAGTTAATATCCCACTTATACCAAACGGTTGCTTATCTTGGCTTTTATTGGCAATTCCTTGAATAACGTCCTCGGTTAATTGAAGATCCTTGGGTATTGAAAGAGGTTTTTCTAAAAAAGAACTTTTTTCAATATGTAATTCATTAACGTCAGCAGAAATTTTTTCGATAATATCTATTATTTGAGCTGTATCTGTACTTTTCAAAGAAAGGGCTAATGATTTAACCCAAGATTTATTTGCAGCGTCAATCTGCTTTCTTAGGTTTTGCAACTCATAAATGCACTGCAGAACGGATTCAATTACAGAAATATCTGATGATATGTCTACAAACTGAAGAGAGTTGTCAGATAAAACCTCTTCTTTCAGAGTTTTGTTTTTTAATAATTTGGTATGTAAATTTAAAATGGTACTAAGTTTCGGAATTTGTTCAAGCTTAGGTAATGATTTATTAAGATAAATAAGATCTGTTTGTAATTTACGTCGGGCTTCTCTCAAGTGAACTATGTCAGTATTATCGAAACTTGGTTTATTTTCATCAGCGATGGTAATTAAATCGTCAAGCCAATTAAATTCCCCATCTGCTTCAGCTATTTCTTGAGCAGCTTTTTCTGGGTGAATCTCTTGACCATCCATGTAGATAGACTGAATATTATTAATAGCCCAATTTGAAATTGATCGATCGACCCATGCTAATTGAGCATGAAGTTTATCAATAAATATCTCGTCATTTCTAATTTCACTTTCTAATTCAACACGATTAATAGTCTGTAGCTCTTGAGCAATTTTAGAAATTGCAAACTCAAACTGTTTCATTCCATCCTGTTCATTAGTTAAAAGCGAAATAGCAAGAGGTTGGATTGAAGTAGGTAGTTTTTCTTTTAGTACAGATAGAGCTGGTTCTTTCATCGATGTAACAAGTACGCGTTTACCATTTGCCATATAATGAGCAATAATATTTGCGATAGTATGTGTCTTGCCTGTACCCGGAGGACCTTGTACAACAACTCCATTGGAATGTTCTAATTTTTGAACAATTTTTACTTGCTCTTCGTTAAAAGGAAGAGGAAAAAATAATTCTTTAACTTCCGCAGTTTCTGAGGTTGAGGAATAGCTGATAGTTGATAAGCCTCGAAAGTTAGTAAGCTTTATCTCTCGATGCTCATTTAAAGGCTCTGTGACAATTTCTTTGATAATGCTTGTTATTTCGGGGTTAGTTTCATCTTTAAATTGTTTTTTGAAATTTTCTAAGTCTTGAATATAAAGACTCTTACTACGAGGTCTGGCAAATAAAATCCATGTATCAGTAACTTTTAATTCTTCACCGGCCTCGGGTAGTTTGCGGTCATCTTCTTTGGTTTGGTTCGGCCAATAAACGCCTTTAGAATCCAAATGTGTAACTGCCAATTGTAACTGTGGTTCATATGAAAGTCGTTCAAATGGAGATAAGTCTTGAGATTGCTGTGAAATCATATCATTGTATGCTTTCTGAAAGTCAGTTACCCCTATATTATCTATAGACATATACACATCAATTTCAAAAACTGGCTCGACAGATCGCCTTGGACGAATTTCTATGGCCATATCTTTTTGATTTAATGAAATTTCAGCCGACTGAGTAATGAGAGGATATCTAATATTGAATTCTGTTCTTTTCCATATACCAAGTCCAATTCCCCATACTAATTCAATTTGTGTATCGGTAATTGCTCCTTCAAGTTGTTGTTTCAGTGTAAAAAGCTCAGAATATAATTTGATTGTAAGTCTACGTTTTTTTTCTTCGGTTGACCAAATAGTCCATTGATTTTTAATGTAATTTTGAAAGAGAGTTTCTATAGTATCGCGATCTTCATATTCAGATAAAAGAATTATATTCTGTTGTTTTTGTGAATTCTCAGTACCAGGATCGATAGAGTCATAAATTTTATCTGACTCAACAGCTTTTTTTAACTGAGGTTCTGTTTCAGCTTTATTTGATATATCTAACCATACGATTAATCGATCATCTTCCGGTATTGGTGGTGATGTTTCGATTAATCTTTCAATTCGTAACCATACTTCATCTTGCTCGTCTTCACTCGTGTCGAAATGCACTCCTGGTAAAGCAATTAATTCATGCTCAAAACGTTGAAATATTCCATGCTTACTGACATCTTTGATTGGGTTAAGTTTTAAACGAGCAGATTGCTGAGCAAATTCAATAAGAGATAAAAAGCGTTCCTGTTCTATAGTTCTAGGAGTAGTTACTTGTTGAATAGACTCATCGACATCCGCATTGGAGTAATTTTGCATTAATGACCTCAAACCTTTAGCTCGTTTGTTTTATCTTGGATGTTGATTACACAACATCAAACCCATAGAAATTCTTGTCTCACAATTCCATATCTGTATTTTTAGGAGTTAAGAGTGTTTTGATCTAAATTTGATCGAGTGCGCAATATTACATCAATGATGCATTTAATTCCATCTATACGAAATGCATAAGTTGCTCATTTGGATTTAAAATTATCCTTTGTGTGAAAAAAATTATTCATTAATTCCACAGAAGATGATTTTGCCAATTATTTGGTATCCCCATTGAGCTTGCACTCCATTTATATTTCGCCAATATTGGAAGAATTAGCTCTTCATAGGATTTTGCCCACTGTTGAGTTTTATCAGAATGGTTCAATAAGTATTTAAGGATAAGTAGAATAAAAAAGGAACGATCACTTCTTGGGGTTATGGGTGGAAGCCATGCTTGATCAAGTCCATCCAATTTTGGCCTAATTGCAAGTTCTTTATTCCAAAGTCTACCGTGGTGTGCGCATATATTTCGGACGTAAGTTAGAAAATGCAGGAAATTAGCCAATGTTTTGGGATGCAAATTATATTGGGTTTCAGCAATTACTCGTTTATCTTCATTTTTTAAGCCTTTATATAAAAATGAAAGTGAACCGAAAGACGTAACTTCGGTTGCCATCCAAACGGGAAGGGTAGGGAAGCCTTCATATTTATCCATAAAATGTTCTATAAAGGGTTCTTTGGAGCGAATGATTTCGTTTTGTATCTGTAAAAGCCAAGTTTTATGTTCAAACTTGTTATGAAAATTTTCGCTTTTCTCTAGAGCAAATGCACCATAATGATGGGCCAGATGGTAGGTGATATGTGTTCTTATCGATATTTCGATGCGTTCTAAGGCATCCATAATATGGAGCCTTAACTTCCTATCAAACTCGTATAGCTCGATGATGTTTTCAAAGAAAATATTATCTTGAAACTGATTAAGGAGGTTTCCTTGTTTATCTCTTTTTTTGAAAGGTATCCAATACGCACTCAAACGGTAGTAACTAATATTGGATAAAGTAATTAAGGCTTCTTCTTCATTATTGACGATTAGTCCACGATCTTTTAATTGTTCCAGTTGTTCCTGAAAACTAAGGGCGGGCTTGAGGTATTTTATTTTTGTTTTTGTGGTCATAGCGCACATATAAAAAAACCGCCAAGGTTACGCAAGAGCCGAAACTCTCTAGGCGTGGCGGTTATGTTATCTAAATTATACATTCTTGATCACGTTTTTGTAAAGCGACTGTGACTTCAGAATTATATCCAATGCATTCTTGAATGCATATAGCCCATTTCTCCAGAGCCTCTTTTCTCTGGGGGAGCATTTCATTCTTGTTATAGGTTGCCATAATTTTAGGCATCTTATGTCCTAAACATTTTTCAATTACAACAGGGTCTACATGTAAAGACTCACCCAATTGTGTGGCAAAAGTACGGCGTAGATCATGAGCAGTCCACTCAGGTATCCCTATTCGCGTTTGGATTCTTCTGATTGCTCTAGGAAGAGCATGTTTATCAAGAGGTTGATTCTCGATCAAACCAGGTAAGACAAATAATGAGGTGGTCACGCTTTTCAATTCTTCAAATATTGATTTAGTTAAATTGGTTAAATGAATTTTAACTGTTACTGCACCTTTGGTATGTTCGGGAGGGATTGTCCATAGTGAATTGTCAAAATCAATATTTTTCCACTCTGCTAGTCGAATTTCAGCGGATCTAACTCCAGTAAGGATTATTATTTTGATCGCATTTTTTGTTTGCAAAGACATATGGCATAAATCGCTGTTCAAAAAATGCCAAATCTTGTTAATTTCATCTAGGGTGAGATAACGTTCTCGAGGTTTTTCAGGCCCACCGATATCACGTGCACGTATATGGGTAGCAGGGTTTTGTTGCATTCTACCTCTGCTCACAGCGTAATTAAATAACTGTTTTAATGTACTCAAGATCCGATTG
This sequence is a window from Legionella cherrii. Protein-coding genes within it:
- a CDS encoding Abi family protein — its product is MTTKTKIKYLKPALSFQEQLEQLKDRGLIVNNEEEALITLSNISYYRLSAYWIPFKKRDKQGNLLNQFQDNIFFENIIELYEFDRKLRLHIMDALERIEISIRTHITYHLAHHYGAFALEKSENFHNKFEHKTWLLQIQNEIIRSKEPFIEHFMDKYEGFPTLPVWMATEVTSFGSLSFLYKGLKNEDKRVIAETQYNLHPKTLANFLHFLTYVRNICAHHGRLWNKELAIRPKLDGLDQAWLPPITPRSDRSFFILLILKYLLNHSDKTQQWAKSYEELILPILAKYKWSASSMGIPNNWQNHLLWN
- a CDS encoding AAA domain-containing protein → MQNYSNADVDESIQQVTTPRTIEQERFLSLIEFAQQSARLKLNPIKDVSKHGIFQRFEHELIALPGVHFDTSEDEQDEVWLRIERLIETSPPIPEDDRLIVWLDISNKAETEPQLKKAVESDKIYDSIDPGTENSQKQQNIILLSEYEDRDTIETLFQNYIKNQWTIWSTEEKKRRLTIKLYSELFTLKQQLEGAITDTQIELVWGIGLGIWKRTEFNIRYPLITQSAEISLNQKDMAIEIRPRRSVEPVFEIDVYMSIDNIGVTDFQKAYNDMISQQSQDLSPFERLSYEPQLQLAVTHLDSKGVYWPNQTKEDDRKLPEAGEELKVTDTWILFARPRSKSLYIQDLENFKKQFKDETNPEITSIIKEIVTEPLNEHREIKLTNFRGLSTISYSSTSETAEVKELFFPLPFNEEQVKIVQKLEHSNGVVVQGPPGTGKTHTIANIIAHYMANGKRVLVTSMKEPALSVLKEKLPTSIQPLAISLLTNEQDGMKQFEFAISKIAQELQTINRVELESEIRNDEIFIDKLHAQLAWVDRSISNWAINNIQSIYMDGQEIHPEKAAQEIAEADGEFNWLDDLITIADENKPSFDNTDIVHLREARRKLQTDLIYLNKSLPKLEQIPKLSTILNLHTKLLKNKTLKEEVLSDNSLQFVDISSDISVIESVLQCIYELQNLRKQIDAANKSWVKSLALSLKSTDTAQIIDIIEKISADVNELHIEKSSFLEKPLSIPKDLQLTEDVIQGIANKSQDKQPFGISGILTKRSLIKKIDEIFILNKPAKTKEEWLYIYRYVLFCNRTNELILRWNSVVTGMSIFTLVNEEQDNSLKLIKEDLDIYLAIKKSKELESEILEQSASLLQNNLYDDLFENDHRLLELVDFFEKNINYYHSSKAWSDRENILNSTFDFNGPISDAIRTFLSETLGDPSLNDIELQNQWTSLIEELRRIQNLKPAFDDVQSITDLISQSGATQWARKLQENPLEGTIDHLLPDDWQQAWRLRRLANYFHSINHFDEFKKLTSQRHEIERELAKTYQDTVAKRTWLKLSKNATPDIRAALQAFQSAISKIGKGTGKRAIRYRRDAKNAAALTNKAIPCWIMPHYRISESLPPELGCFDLVIIDEASQSDLSALPAILRANKLLVVGDDKQVSPDGVGLEEEKINNLMVQYLTNQVEIYRQAMSPERSIYDLCKVVFADSQVMLREHFRCVTPIIEYSKREFYNHELKPLRLPTKSERLDPPLVDIIIEDGFRNNKENIAEAKFIVDEIDRICDDPNMANRTIGVVSLLGNEQARKIWELIQQKISPDKITNHQITCGDALTFQGKERNIMFLSMVATRENVKADTRDSYAQRFNVAASRARDRMYLVRSVELQDLSTVDRLRRGLIEHFNSPFAQDEIKVKNLRELCESGFEIEIYDLLVERGYRVIPQVKVGNYRLDMVVEGHNDTRLAIECDGDRYHDASKWEDDMNRQRILERAGWKFWRCFASTFVLNKKSIMQDLIRSLTELGIEPIGSDGVINSIHCEQRRIKALAQMETLEE
- a CDS encoding tyrosine-type recombinase/integrase, whose amino-acid sequence is MINFTDTFIKRIKPQEKRVEKFEGGGFGILIYPAGTKSWIYRYKINNKKDYIIFGHYPNMGLAEARKRFGELREIRRTGTNPKLLIEQELNREKYTVAKLVTSWYENYVEKNRKQPLQIKYQIEADIIPLLGDLELEKIQPLDISMALDIIVKRGAPILANRILSTLKQLFNYAVSRGRMQQNPATHIRARDIGGPEKPRERYLTLDEINKIWHFLNSDLCHMSLQTKNAIKIIILTGVRSAEIRLAEWKNIDFDNSLWTIPPEHTKGAVTVKIHLTNLTKSIFEELKSVTTSLFVLPGLIENQPLDKHALPRAIRRIQTRIGIPEWTAHDLRRTFATQLGESLHVDPVVIEKCLGHKMPKIMATYNKNEMLPQRKEALEKWAICIQECIGYNSEVTVALQKRDQECII
- a CDS encoding helix-turn-helix transcriptional regulator, translated to MRGHQFKQQILFIRDVEQIIGRNRLTLRRWWATGKFPKPVKLNNSVLSWHYDVIEQWIHQNLYLNN